A section of the Triticum dicoccoides isolate Atlit2015 ecotype Zavitan chromosome 7A, WEW_v2.0, whole genome shotgun sequence genome encodes:
- the LOC119330200 gene encoding proline iminopeptidase-like — protein sequence MAVVTSSLRCATAAALALHHHHHHQPASLAVRLRFPRHRIPTSRAMSSSSPAADAAAAPALHQAGPWYAVPDLSLRDHRFAVPLDHSSPASPSAPRITVFAREVVAAGKEETLLPYLVYLQGGPGYESPRPTEASGWVKKACEEYRVLLLDQRGTGLSTPLTTSSLSQITSAAEQVEYLKHFRADNIVKDAEFIRRHLVPDAKPWTILGQSYGGFCAVTYLSFAPEGLKAVLLTGGLPPLGKPCTAETVYRACFKQVQQQNEKYYKRFPQDVQVVHEVVRYLSESEGGGVLLPSGGRLTPKMLQCLGLAGLGFSGGFERLHYLLERVWDPILVPGAKKNISYYFLKEFDMWVGFDQNPLYALLHESIYCEGSSSKWSADKIFNENGSLFDPIKATEEGRPVFLTGEMVFPCFFDEINALRPLKEAAHLLAEKEDWPPLYDISVLNNNKVPVAAAVYYEDMYVNFNIAKETASQIAGIRLWVTNEYPHSGLRDGGPHVFEHLMGLLKGKRPLF from the exons ATGGCCGTCGTCACATCGTCCCTCCGCTGCGCGACCGCCGCCGCGCTcgcactccaccaccaccaccaccaccaaccggccTCCCTCGCCGTCCGCCTCCGCTTCCCGCGCCACCGGATCCCGACGAGCAGGGCCATGTCGTCGTCCTCGCCGGCCGCCGACGCCGCGGCCGCGCCCGCGCTGCACCAGGCCGGGCCGTGGTACGCGGTGCCGGACCTCAGCCTCCGCGACCACCGCTTCGCCGTCCCGCTCGACCACTCCTCCCCCGCCTCCCCCTCCGCGCCACGCATCACCGTCTTCGCCCGCGAGGTCGTCGCAG CTGGAAAAGAAGAGACCCTTTTGCCTTATCTGGTGTACCTACAAGGGGGGCCTGGATATGAAAGTCCTCGCCCCACCGAAGCGAGTGGTTGGGTGAAGAAGGCATGCGAAGAATACCGTGTGCTATTGCTCGATCAG CGAGGAACAGGATTGTCAACACCGTTGACAACATCATCTCTTTCTCAAATAACATCTGCAGCAGAGCAGGTGGAGTATTTGAAGCATTTCAGGGCAGATAACATAGTCAAGGACGCAGAGTTTATTCGCCGGCATCTTGTACCAGATGCCAAGCCTTGGACAATTCTGGGACAG AGTTATGGTGGATTTTGTGCTGTTACGTATTTGAGTTTTGCTCCAGAGGGCCTGAAAGCTGTCCTTTTAACCGGAGGGCTTCCACCACTAGGAAAGCCCTGCACTGCAGAAACTGTGTACAGAGCCTGCTTTAAGCAGGTTCAGCAGCAAAATGAGAAGTACTATAAGAGGTTTCCTCAAGATGTACAAGTCGTTCATGAAGTTGTGAGATACTTAAGTGAATCTGAAGGTGGAGGA GTTCTTCTTCCATCAGGTGGCAGGTTAACCCCTAAGATGCTGCAGTGCCTTGGACTAGCTGGTTTAGGTTTCAGTGGAGGATTTGAAAGACTGCATTATCT ACTCGAGAGAGTGTGGGATCCTATACTGGTTCCTGGTGCAAAAAAGAATATAAGCTATTACTTCTTGAAAGAG TTTGACATGTGGGTAGGTTTTGATCAAAATCCTCTTTATGCTCTCTTGCATGAGTCTATCTACTGTGAG GGATCCTCATCAAAATGGTCAGCTGACAAGATTTTCAATGAAAATGGAAGTTTGTTTGACCCTATTAAGGCTACAGAAGAAGGCCGTCCTGTGTTTCTTACTGGAGAG ATGGTGTTTCCCTGTTTTTTCGATGAGATCAATGCTCTACGGCCCCTAAAGGAGGCTGCACATTTGCTAGCTGAGAAGGAGGACTGGCCTCCGTTGTATGATATCAGCGTGTTGAACAACAACAAG GTCCCAGTGGCCGCTGCGGTGTACTATGAGGACATGTACGTCAACTTCAACATCGCCAAGGAGACGGCGTCCCAGATCGCCGGGATCCGGCTGTGGGTGACCAACGAGTACCCGCACTCCGGCCTTCGCGACGGCGGCCCCCACGTCTTTGAGCATCTCATGGGTCTCTTGAAGGGCAAGAGGCCTCTGTTTTAG